One Halarcobacter ebronensis genomic window carries:
- a CDS encoding AEC family transporter yields the protein MSVATIYLFIIVGFIYKKVFKDEVKERSFVLLNLYFLQPILIFWGLTRVNINKELFISPLIYFCAIFLVLFLALLYSKTIFKSDKQDKSIFLASSLVGNTGNLGIPLGIALFGEASVPYTSILNIANVFFIYIFSVYFFAGDKFNFKHSLKEIIRIPAIHSAFLALAYNYLGFKLDADFEKLFTMGAYAAIVMQLVLFGMFISQVKIKAANWKLSLNIVFFKHIILPFIGIFVIFLFDIDPFVGVIIFLELSVPLAVNNVNFASLYNCKPIDTTFSILVSTFAFVFFIYFYIQIVNKFFGL from the coding sequence ATCTCCGTAGCAACCATATATCTTTTTATAATTGTTGGATTTATTTACAAGAAAGTATTTAAAGATGAAGTAAAAGAGAGAAGTTTTGTTTTATTAAATCTATATTTTTTACAACCTATTTTGATATTCTGGGGACTTACAAGGGTTAATATTAATAAAGAACTTTTTATCTCCCCTCTAATCTATTTTTGTGCAATTTTTTTAGTTCTATTTTTGGCATTACTTTATTCTAAAACTATATTTAAAAGTGATAAACAAGATAAATCAATTTTTTTAGCTTCTTCATTAGTTGGAAATACTGGTAATTTAGGAATACCTCTTGGAATAGCACTTTTTGGAGAAGCTAGTGTTCCTTATACTTCTATTTTAAATATTGCTAATGTATTTTTTATCTATATTTTCTCTGTTTATTTTTTTGCGGGAGACAAATTTAATTTTAAACACTCTTTAAAAGAGATTATTAGAATCCCTGCAATTCATTCAGCTTTTTTAGCTTTGGCATATAATTATTTGGGATTTAAGTTAGATGCAGATTTTGAAAAACTATTTACAATGGGAGCTTATGCTGCAATAGTTATGCAACTTGTACTTTTTGGAATGTTTATCTCTCAAGTTAAAATAAAAGCTGCAAATTGGAAACTTTCTTTAAATATTGTTTTTTTTAAACATATAATATTACCTTTTATAGGGATTTTTGTAATCTTTTTATTTGATATTGATCCTTTTGTTGGGGTTATTATATTTTTAGAACTATCAGTTCCTTTGGCAGTTAATAATGTAAATTTTGCATCTTTATATAATTGTAAACCAATAGATACAACATTTTCTATTTTAGTTAGTACCTTTGCTTTTGTATTTTTTATCTATTTTTATATTCAAATTGTAAATAAGTTTTTTGGATTGTAA
- the asnB gene encoding asparagine synthase (glutamine-hydrolyzing) translates to MCGILGTNFHTNSFKEALENLNNRGPDFSKSVEIDGNLFGHTRLSIIDLDDEANQPMIFDDILIVFNGEIYNYKELIKSEQLICNTSSDTEVLIRLYQKYGVDFLNKLNGMFAFCIYDIKKKSFFCARDRYGKKPFFYYFKDNKFIFSSSINSIIKILGKTPNINKVALSQYMQYFVPLNENSFYKDIFSLESSSYMLLNAKELTIKRFYKINTYKAIKNEEEALKGIEKLLIKSVESRLVSDVEVGTLLSGGIDSSLISSLYSKLSSKKINTFSIGYDEYKNYCELDFAQITATHINSNHTAVTIGKKDFIEYFEDTLEALEQPHGDSAAIPLNILTRKIHNMGIKTVLSGEGSDELFLGYDNYAKFLKYYEFEKSLNLEQNSFLDSIIGALQNNTKESEYLRRIIKKENLYNSFGEIFTDIQKKRLFKKVPTFKNPTPKSDPVDWMSYTDLKVWLGESLLSKVDRISMRNSLEVRTPFLDYRLVDYVFSIDSKIKVGDTNKYLLKKIASKYIPQIIINRTKKGFNSPFNEWIHEEYKDDILKTILEVNSQTEFFNVEYLKQIYELSKSRKFKQHLWSLFIFSKWYKKVYM, encoded by the coding sequence ATGTGCGGAATATTAGGTACAAATTTTCATACTAATAGTTTTAAAGAGGCCTTGGAAAACTTAAACAATAGAGGTCCAGATTTTTCAAAATCAGTTGAAATTGATGGTAATCTTTTTGGTCATACAAGATTATCAATTATTGATTTGGATGATGAAGCTAATCAACCAATGATTTTTGATGATATTTTAATTGTTTTTAATGGAGAAATCTATAACTATAAAGAGTTAATAAAAAGTGAGCAATTAATTTGTAATACCTCTTCTGATACAGAAGTTTTAATTAGACTTTATCAAAAATATGGGGTTGATTTTTTAAATAAACTAAATGGAATGTTTGCTTTTTGTATCTATGATATCAAAAAAAAATCTTTTTTTTGTGCTAGGGATAGATATGGTAAAAAACCTTTTTTTTACTATTTTAAGGATAACAAATTTATTTTTTCTAGTTCAATAAACTCAATTATAAAAATTTTAGGAAAAACTCCAAATATAAATAAAGTTGCACTTTCACAATACATGCAATATTTTGTTCCATTAAACGAAAATAGTTTCTATAAAGATATTTTCTCTTTAGAGTCTTCAAGTTATATGCTTTTAAATGCAAAAGAATTGACTATAAAGCGATTTTATAAGATAAATACATATAAAGCTATAAAAAATGAAGAAGAGGCTTTAAAGGGCATTGAAAAGCTTTTAATAAAGAGTGTTGAATCAAGATTGGTTTCTGATGTTGAGGTTGGAACTTTACTTAGTGGTGGAATTGATAGTTCATTAATCTCCTCTTTATACTCAAAACTCTCATCAAAAAAAATAAATACCTTTAGTATAGGATATGATGAATATAAAAACTATTGTGAGCTGGATTTTGCACAAATTACAGCAACTCATATAAACTCAAATCATACAGCAGTAACAATTGGGAAAAAAGATTTTATAGAGTATTTTGAAGATACTTTAGAGGCTCTTGAGCAGCCCCATGGGGATAGTGCAGCAATTCCACTTAATATTTTAACTAGAAAAATTCATAATATGGGGATAAAAACTGTTTTAAGCGGAGAGGGCAGTGATGAACTCTTTTTGGGTTATGACAATTATGCAAAGTTTTTAAAATATTATGAGTTTGAAAAGAGTTTAAATCTTGAACAAAATAGTTTTTTAGATTCCATTATAGGTGCTTTGCAAAATAATACCAAAGAGAGTGAATATCTAAGAAGAATAATCAAAAAAGAGAATCTATATAACTCTTTTGGGGAGATTTTTACAGATATCCAAAAAAAGAGATTATTTAAAAAAGTACCAACTTTTAAAAATCCTACTCCAAAAAGTGACCCCGTTGATTGGATGAGTTATACAGACCTTAAAGTTTGGCTGGGAGAATCCCTTTTGAGTAAAGTTGATAGAATCTCAATGAGAAACTCTTTGGAAGTTAGAACACCATTTTTAGATTATAGACTTGTGGATTATGTATTTTCAATTGATTCAAAGATAAAAGTAGGGGATACAAATAAGTATTTACTAAAAAAGATAGCTTCAAAATATATACCTCAAATTATAATAAATAGAACAAAAAAAGGTTTTAATTCCCCTTTTAATGAGTGGATTCATGAAGAGTATAAAGATGATATTTTAAAGACTATTTTAGAGGTTAATAGCCAAACAGAGTTTTTTAATGTTGAGTATTTAAAACAGATATATGAGCTTTCAAAATCTAGAAAATTCAAACAACACTTATGGTCACTTTTTATTTTTTCTAAATGGTATAAAAAGGTTTATATGTAA